GAACTGGTAAATACAATGAGAatactttaaaatgtgaaaaaatctGAAAGCTGAGACACTTCTGGTCCggagcattttggataagggatactcagtcTGTAATGGTAAATGTGACATAAGTGACATTCCAATTTAGGAAGAAAAGGATAGCAATCTAATAAACGATGATGGAAAAATGgttatttatttggaaaataactAAACTTCTGTCATCCGTTACACACTCTAATAAATTCCAAGTGGTACAACATGCtgactatagttaataagaaTGATTGTATGCTTGCAAATGGCtgagaatacttttttttttcttttttttttgagacagagtttcactcttgttgcccaggctggatacaatgacatgacctcggctcactgcaacctccgcctcccgggttccagcaattctcctgcctcagcctccagagtagctgggactacagttgtgtgccaccatgcctggctaattttccatatttttagtagagacgggggttcaccatgttagcaagggctggtcttgaactcctgacctcaggtcatcaaACCGcattggcctccaaaagtgctgcgattacaggcatgagacaccgtgcccggcaagagtacattttaaatattctcaccacaaaataaaatgatagatatGGAGGTAATATGCATGTTAATTGGTTTGATTTAGCCATTtgacaatgtatacatatttcaaaacaatatgaACACAATAAGTATATACAACTTTTACTTGTTAATTAgaatacatatacaaataaataaaaattcaattttgcttttagatcaaagatctaaataaaatttaaaagatatatttttttaaatgttgtaaaaTATTCATGTTCTTAAGTTAGATGGGTAACTTGGAAGTCATAAAAGACATATTCGActacagaacatttaaaaatacatcataaataatattaaaaagtaatgaaagagTATAAATCAGGGGAAAATATGTACAACATTCACAATAGTTAATATCTGTTTTACAATGAGTCCTTAAAGACAAACCATCCAACAGAAATAAATTAAGGTGTAGAAAGCAattcaaaagaaatgtaaatggcCAACACATATTTGGAAATATGCTAAACTTCATTAATGCTCATTAATATGCAACTTAAATATATGATATGATGCCCTCTTTCATGTCGTTGAGTAACACAAATTAAAGAGACTACTAACACACTGCAATAGAAGTGGAGGAGACATGGCCATCTTCATTCATTGCTGGGGAAATGTGATATCTGTACtattagggaaaaaaattatgTCATTATCCATCAAAAATTAATCCAGTGATCACATTTTTAGGAATCtagtttattatgaaaaaaaccaaaaaggctCTAGTATGACAGGATTTGCAAGAATGTTTATTATAGCATTCTTGATAGAGACAAAAGTTGCAAAAAACCTCCAAGTGCATTGATAGTAGAATAGTAGAATAAACACCATGAAATATCATGTCTTTCTAAAAAGAAGCATGTGATCTGTATGCACGGGCCTCAAGGGATGGCCATGATATACTGGACATAAAAGCAAAGTATACTTTGATTAGTCAGTCTCATtccttgaaaagagaaaaaaaaacagacagtGTTTATGTATCTGTATACATTTAGGCACAGAAACTGCTTTTAATACTATTCCTTTAGAAATGGTAAGAGATTGGGATTAACTATTACTTATCTTTATATAACTTAGTACCGTctaagctgtttttaaaaagcgGTATTTTTCCATTCTTATTACCTTATTTCAAAAATCAGATACTCTAAACTAAGATTCAGAGTCAAGTAGAGAGAAGCGGAGAGAGAATATTATAGTCTGGTGCACTATTTCTGATTCTACATAAGGAATGTGACAGATAATAGGATAAATCATTTTAGGTCTTTATGGGAAGAGCAAACTAGGTAAACTAAACTCTATTAGACAAAAGTGAAATTTCTGGCTTGGCTTAACAATGTACTGTACTTGCAAATAATTTAGGTATTTGTGCAGTCCAGACATTCACACTTTGATAACAAACAGCTATGGGAAACCTAGTAGTAAAGCTAGTAGTAAAACCCTGTAAAACCTTCAGAGAGAATGGAGAAATACTGTAACTCACGTGCCTGCAGCACTTGATAAAACCTCCTAAGAAATCTTACACAGCAGGAAACTGTTCCTTCAAGAACAAGAACACGAAAATGGGGTCAATTTATCAAAGAAAAGCCTATCTGGTGGCAACTAActccaaataaatgaaattctgCTTTTTCAGGAGGTTACCGAGACAGATCAAAAGCAAAGGAACTTAATAGGAAACTACCCATAgggaaataaagccacatacagTTCATGCTTTTACCTTATAGAAAGGGCATTCTAGGACTGCGGTTAAGAAAAGTTGGGTCAGTCGTGCCCGACTCAATCTGTCCAAATGAGATTCTTCACCTAAAACAGAAAGCATCCCAGTCACAGTTATGTCTGAATTGAGGTATGTATGAGAGAACATCATGAACATTCAACACCAATTTACACACTCCAGACAGAAGTATTGTACTTTTAAATGACACTATGAAATGAACTTGTTAGAAATAATTCTGCCCTCCTCTTGCCACCAATGAAATTGGCTTCCAAGAACCCAGCTCCTAGCTACCGAGtacaattaaaagaaagaaaatatgttcacagAATTAGTGGAAATTTCCTTTAACTATGGAGTTCCGGAAATATGTGGGTGGCCTTGGTTCGAGATGAACGATGCcatcctctcaaaaaaaaaaaaaaaaaaaaaaaaaatacagttgctCACTCATCAAAAGTTCTAACATGTTAATGTGGCTATTTCCACTACCATCACTGTATCTCCTAAGAATGCTGCAATTTCTCAGATAAGGCAAAAGTCAGTTTATCTGAGACAGCTTTCCTCCCTTTATACGAGTTCCTAGCATGCTTTAACTCTGTGTTTATGCCAGCATCTGTCAATTTCAGGTCTCATCTTCAGATCACTATGGAAGAAAAACTAAAGGCAACACACTGCCTTTATATGTGACTTGAAACCACTGCCAATTCAAAGGTTAACTTTTTCCAACTGTCAGAATTTATAACCAACTCACCTTGCAGCCGTTGAAGGAAAAAAGGGTTGAATATTTTTGCCATAAAGTTGACTGGATGGCATTCATTCAGTGAACATGAATGAAGAAGTTTCAATAATGTTTCAGGTGGAAAATAATCGAAATGAGTGAATAGCACATTTTCCAGCTTTCTAAATAAAGCAGAGGCATTTGGTGGCAAATAATTGAGTTTCCCAAATGGTTCCATTAATGCAGAAATCTGACTAGGTGAaaatttttctgattggcaaACAAAAGTTTCTGCCACTGCATTGAGGATGGGTTTTGAAAGAATCCGTTTTCTACCGCAGTACTCCATGACTCCGCAGACAACTTCAGGATCCAACGTGAGGCACACCGCAGCTACACGATTCTCTAGGGCTTTTGTAAAAAATCTGTCATGGTACCCAAAATACATGAACGCCTCCAAGACTCTCCTAAGCTCCTCGTTAGTGAAATATGGGACATGTCTCACGACATATCTGCCCAATTTTATGATCAGAGGAAATGCTTGACTTTGATCAAGAACCACCAGGGCAGTGAGCATTTGGCTAATCAATTTAGGACTCAGGTTGGAAACTATTGAAGGGGAAAAGttgtttatcttatttaaaaatgtttggtgTTCATCCACTTTTTCAGCACATGCCTGCAAGATTCTATAAAGGGCCACAATATCCTCTGGGGtaaatgtttccaatttttcaccTTGCAGTTGATTTATAATCAGTTCTAGTGTCACACAACCCGAACTGTGCAGTCTAATCAGACTCTCCCCAAGAACACAAAGATTGGGAACTTCCAGGCCACCTTTTTTGAGACGATTTTGGCATTCTGCCACCAGGTTCAGTAACAGGCTACTTTGAGGATCCACATGCAACAGAATCAGAGCTTGCAAAGCAGTCACCAAAGTAGTGTTTGACAGCTGTGAGGGTTCCTTTTCCAACTGAAAGCATAAAGCTTGAAAGATGCTATTCTCCAGTATTTCTTTTGGCAACCCTTGATCACCATCCTTTTTTTCCACTTCACAAATTCGTTGTAAAGCTCCTGCTGCCATAGTGTCAGGCAGGGTTTCCATCGTGCTTATAAAACTTAGCACTTCTTCTGATGAAGTCAAGTTGCTCAGTCTCTTGTAAAACGTCTGACTCTccccatttttaacattttgttcaaGCCTGACCCAGTCAGATATTTGAGAGAATACTGGCCCACTGAGTGGATGAAGGTCATTTCCATTTTTCGAATTAAACTTTTTACAATGGGCATGATGGAACCTGATCCTGAAAGGCTCAGGTTGTCGTGAACAGAACCAAGGGCACAGGCGCTCCTTGACTACCTTGTGAACACGATTTAGAGGTTGACTTTTCAAAGCAGCTCCATGCATCCGAAAATCAGATAAACGATAAAGGTTCTTCCTCAAGGTGATTAATGCCATGCCATCAGATTCTCAATTTGATaactaaattaaaacatttaaaaagacaagGTTAAATACATTGAGAACATGATTGACCCAACATCAATGTTGAAACTACAAACGagtaccaggaaaaaaaaaaaaaaaggatggataACATATAAACACCAGAGGAGCAAGGTCTCTGCATCCTAGAATTAGAAAAGTGGCTGACATCCAACAGTAACAATCGTTACTACTTGCTAAACACTTTCTATTAACTTACACAGATTAAGTACCTTTACCATCATTTTACATGAGGTAGAAGTTGAAGAGCAAAGTTACTT
The Macaca mulatta isolate MMU2019108-1 chromosome 6, T2T-MMU8v2.0, whole genome shotgun sequence DNA segment above includes these coding regions:
- the FASTKD3 gene encoding FAST kinase domain-containing protein 3, mitochondrial, whose translation is MALITLRKNLYRLSDFRMHGAALKSQPLNRVHKVVKERLCPWFCSRQPEPFRIRFHHAHCKKFNSKNGNDLHPLSGPVFSQISDWVRLEQNVKNGESQTFYKRLSNLTSSEEVLSFISTMETLPDTMAAGALQRICEVEKKDGDQGLPKEILENSIFQALCFQLEKEPSQLSNTTLVTALQALILLHVDPQSSLLLNLVAECQNRLKKGGLEVPNLCVLGESLIRLHSSGCVTLELIINQLQGEKLETFTPEDIVALYRILQACAEKVDEHQTFLNKINNFSPSIVSNLSPKLISQMLTALVVLDQSQAFPLIIKLGRYVVRHVPYFTNEELRRVLEAFMYFGYHDRFFTKALENRVAAVCLTLDPEVVCGVMEYCGRKRILSKPILNAVAETFVCQSEKFSPSQISALMEPFGKLNYLPPNASALFRKLENVLFTHFDYFPPETLLKLLHSCSLNECHPVNFMAKIFNPFFLQRLQGEESHLDRLSRARLTQLFLTAVLECPFYKGPKLLRKYQVKSFVTPCCSLETPMDSQLYKSVKIGLIDLLGAKLYFAPKVLTPYCYTVDVEIKLDEEGFVLPFTVNEDIHERIALCIDGPKRFCSNSKHLLGKEAIKQRHLRLLGYQVVQIPYYEIGMLKSRRELVEYLQRKLFSQNTVHW